The sequence GACTGGGGCGACTGGGAAGCGGAGTTCCGCGACCCCGACGGCAACCGCTTCCGCCTCGTCCAGCGCTCTCGGCGTCCCCACTAGCACCCACTCCCAGGCAGGTAACCGGCGTGCATGCCTCCCCTCTCCCAAAGTTGGGAGAGGGATCGGGGGTGAGAGCCGCTCGCACCGCTCCCTGCGCCGCGCTGCCGTTGCAGGAATACGTCAACCGGCATGACCGTTGCGGGGTGATGCAGGGCATGATTGGCCCGTCCGCGCGATTCTGAGGAGTGCATCCGTGACCGATCGTCTCTCCCCGCAGTTCGGCCTCAATATCCACCCCGGCGTTGAGGATCCCGATGAGCCGTTTCGCCGCGCCCGGATCGCCGACGCGGCCGGGATCGACCTGATCACCATTCAGGACCACCCCTATGTGGCGACCCACTACGACACATGGACGCTGCTGACCGCACTGGCGTTTACGACGACGCGGGTCCGGCTCGGGACGAACGTCTCGCCCCTGCCGCTCCGGCCACCGGCAATCCTGGCCAAGGCGGCGGCCTCGCTCGATATGTTGAGCGGGGGGCGGGTCGAGCTCGGGATCGGCGCAGGGGGCTACCCGGTCGGGTTGCGGGCCTTCGGCGCGGATGTGCTGGAGCGCGCCGAGATCGTGGCGGCGTTCGAGGAGGGGATCCGCGTCATCCGCGGGCTCTGGACCAGCGAGCGCGGGTTCACATTCGACGGCGAGCACTACCGCACGCGGGGCGCGCGCTTCGGCCCTAGTCCGACACGACCGATCCCGATCTGGGTGGGAGCCGCCCGGCCGCGGATGCTGCGCCTTGCCGGGCGCCTGGCAGACGGGATTCTGGTGACCAATACGTTCGCGTCCGTCGAGGATCTGCCGCGGATCAACCGCTGGGTGGACGAAGGCGCGGCCGAGGCTGGGCGCCCGCCGGAGTCGATCCGCCGGGGCTACAACGTGATGGGGGCAATCGACCTCGCCGACCGCCCGAACCGCTCAGACGAGATCCAGGCTGACACGCTCGTGTTCCCCGCCGCGGGATGGGTTGAGTATCTGATCCGGCTGGGACGCGAGTATCGGATCGACACGTTCATCTTCTGGCCGCTGGGCGAGCATCAGGTCGAGCAGGCAGCCGTCTTCGCTGCCGAGGTCGTGCCGCCCGTCCGCGCCGCCCTAGCGAGCGGTGGATAGGCGGGAAGGCACCCGGATGCGGCGTGTGGTCTGGGCCCGGGGCTGAAGCCACCGGGCCCCAAAACACCGCGCGGGAACCTCACACCACCCGTTCCGGATCCTGACCACGGGGTTGGAGATCTTGCACGAACCGTCCCGGGTACGGACGGCGGCGCGGGATCGCTGGCACCACCCATCCCGGGTATGCGTCACCATCCCGCGCCATACGAAAGCGGCGGCCGAAGCCGCCGCAGTCCAATGCAATCCCAAGCGCGTTCCAGCCCTGAGTTGCCGGATGACCGGCTACTCCTCCTCGACCGGCTCGGCACCCTCGGCCAGTGCAGCCGGCTGGTCGCCCAGCTCCTCGGCGAGCGCCTCCTCGGCCTCCGGCGCGGCAACCTCGGCCACCACCGGCGCCGCCACCTGCACGACCACCTCGTCGCCGGGGGTCAGAATCTCGCAGCCCTCTGGAACCTGCAGATCGGACACATGGATCGCGCGGTTCTCGTTGGTCAGCCCGGAGATGTCGACCTCGATCTGCGAAGGGATGTTCTCCGGCAGCGCCCGGATCTCAACATCCTGTCGCCCGTAGGTGAGCACGCCGTCCACCGACGCGGGCAACTCACCCACGACGTTGATCGCCACGCTGACGACGGTCGGCTCGTTCAGGTTAGGCGCGTAGAAGTCAACGTGCAGCAACTCCTTGCCCAGGGAGTCCCGATCGACCCCACGGATGAAGACCGTATGGGTCGTGCCATCCAGATCGAGGTCGACCAGCGTGGTTGGACCGACGTTCCGGTACAACCGGTCGAACTCCTTGCCGTCGATGGCGACAGGGCGGGGAGTTTCCACCGCGGGCCCATAGATGACACCCGGCAGCAAGCCCTGACGCCGGAGCTGTCGTACCTTCTTACCGAGCACGGCACGCTGCTGTGCCTGTAGCTGAGGATGCGTCGCCACGATTACTCTCCCTACTTCGCAGCACCGGCCACTCGTTTCGGTTACGATCCGGCGCTTCTTGCTCCTGCGCATGTAGCCTAGCACCCGGAGCCGGGTCCGAGCAAAGCCACGTCACCCTGTACGCAATCTCAGCCCACCATTCGGCATGCCGTTAGTACAGAAGTCGAGCGTACTTCGGCACCCTTCTTTTGTTGACTCGAGACTAGACAAACGCGCACGAATGACAGAGAATACTGCTAGGGCATCGGAAGGCTCTATGCAAAGATTGGTGACGATCTGCTAGGCCTATCGATCACGGGCTGATCACCCTATATGATCAGGACCTGTCACCGATAGCCTAGTAGTAAACACCATTGCTATACTGGGAATTGGTGTTTAGGCAGAGGGTTGAGGGGGTTCGTCAACCTCAGTGGAGCGCTTGCCAGAGTGGAACTGAACCGGGGCGCGTGCCCCGGCAGTCACGAATGGCAGGAAGGGACGAGGGATACCATGAGCATGCCGGTCTTGACGGACAATGGCCATTCCGAGGAGGAGAGCGACGAACTGGTAGAACTTCTCCGCAGGATGCTCGCGCAGTTGCAGCCGGGCCCGGAGCGCCTGGCGACTGACTGGCCGAACTTGACGATGCAGCAACTTCGGGTGCTGCGGATCTTGTATGCCGAGGGACCAACCCGCGTTTCGGTGCTAGCCCGGCGGCTCCGCGTGTCGACGCCGACCGTCACCGGCATCCTCGACCGCCTCGTGCGCCAGCGGCTGGCCTACCGCACCGACGACCCACGCGACCGCCGCGTGGTCCTCAACGCACTCACCCCCGAGGGCGAAGAGGTCATTGCGAGCCTTCACCCGCTTGAGGAGGATCGGCTCCGAGCGGCGGTGGCAACGCTGGACCCAGCCACCCGCCGTGCGCTGGCGAACAGCCTGACGAGCCTGCTGGAGGGGATGACCGCGCGCACCTAGCCGGTCACGACTGGGCGCGCGGCCGAGCCGCGCGCCAGCCCCCAAGCTCTCACCGATCGCCTAAACCAATCCATTCCTCTGCCCAGACGGCCGTCCGTCACGCTGGACGCGTCGCCGCGATGACGTGTGCCCTGCACGCCGCTTTCCCGAGTGGCAGAGCGGTTCGCCACCCCCGCGTGCCCTGCGTTTGGCACCTCGCTTGCGTTGACGTCCGGACAAATATGCGTGCGTCGCACTCGACTCAGCGGAGGATACCGTGCAGTGTCCACGCTCACGGCAATCGATCCGCGGCTCGCCCCCTGATCTGGTGGCGGCGGAAGCGCTCCTGCAGCACCACGCACGGACCTTCGCCTTCGCCGCCCGCTTCCTGCGGCCGGAGCGTCGCCAGTCCGTGGTCGTGCTCTACGCTTCTCCCGGACGCTGGATGATCTGGTAGACGAGCGGGATGGCACGGCGGCCGTCGAGCCGGTGAGGGCCGAACTCGATGCCTGGCGGGACTGGCTGTTGGCGGGGCAGACGGGCCGCGCGCCGCGTGAGCCGCTCGGCAGCCTCCTGGCCGGGGTGATCGACAAGCATCGCATCCCGGTCCACTACCTCACCGACCTCGTCGACGGCCTCGCCTCGGACCTGATCCCGCGTGAGTTCACGTCCTTTTCCCAGCTTCACCATTACTGCTACCAGGTGGCCTCGACTGTCGGGCTCGCGATGGCCCACGTGCTCGACGCGACCCGGCCCGAAGCGCTCGCGGCCGCGGCGGACTTGGGCGTGGCCATGCAGTTGACCGCGACATCGGCGCCGACCTCGGCCGCGGCCGCGTCTACCTGCCGCTCGATGAACTCCTCGCGGCCGGCTCATCGCCTGAGGCGCTCGCGCGGCTCGTCGCCGATGGGCGTGGCCCCGACGAGCCGCTGCGCCAGGTGATCCGGCTCCAGATCGACCGCGCCCGCGTCTACTACGCCCGCGGGCTGGCCGGAGTCTGGCTCTTGCCGCCGGACTGTCGCCTCCCGATCCTCATCGCCGGACGGCTCTACCGGCGCATCCTCGACGTCATCGAGCGGAACGACTACGACACACTGCGGCAGCGTGCCGTGACGACACGCCGGGAGAAGCTGCGCGAGGCAGCCATCGCGATCATGCTCGTGCGGCTGTGGCGGGATGGGGAGAACCTGCTGCCCCAACCAGGGGAGCCGACCGGTGCGCTGGTTCGACGCTGAGGAACATCAGCCGTTCCATTTCGAGTCGGGCGCGGCTGGGGCGCTGCTGATCCACGGCTTCATGGGCACCCCGGCGGAGATGCGCCCACTCGGGCACGCCCTGGCTGAGGCCGGCATCTCCGCGCACGGTGTGCTCCTGCCCGGCTTCGGTCCCGACATCGAGCGGTTGGAGGCGATGCGCGCCCGCGACTGGATCCAGGCCGCGGCCAGCGCCTGGGAGGAGGTTCGCAAGAAGCACAGCCCGGCGTCGCTGATCGGCTTCTCGATGGGCGGTGCCGTCGCCCTCCACCTCGCCGCGGAGAATCCGCCCGACCGGCTGGTGCTCCTCGCGCCGCTGTGGCGGCTCCTCTCCGGAGACTGGCGCGTACGCCTGCTTCCGCTGGCCCGGTACG is a genomic window of Sphaerobacter thermophilus DSM 20745 containing:
- a CDS encoding LLM class flavin-dependent oxidoreductase, with protein sequence MTDRLSPQFGLNIHPGVEDPDEPFRRARIADAAGIDLITIQDHPYVATHYDTWTLLTALAFTTTRVRLGTNVSPLPLRPPAILAKAAASLDMLSGGRVELGIGAGGYPVGLRAFGADVLERAEIVAAFEEGIRVIRGLWTSERGFTFDGEHYRTRGARFGPSPTRPIPIWVGAARPRMLRLAGRLADGILVTNTFASVEDLPRINRWVDEGAAEAGRPPESIRRGYNVMGAIDLADRPNRSDEIQADTLVFPAAGWVEYLIRLGREYRIDTFIFWPLGEHQVEQAAVFAAEVVPPVRAALASGG
- a CDS encoding 50S ribosomal protein L25, which produces MATHPQLQAQQRAVLGKKVRQLRRQGLLPGVIYGPAVETPRPVAIDGKEFDRLYRNVGPTTLVDLDLDGTTHTVFIRGVDRDSLGKELLHVDFYAPNLNEPTVVSVAINVVGELPASVDGVLTYGRQDVEIRALPENIPSQIEVDISGLTNENRAIHVSDLQVPEGCEILTPGDEVVVQVAAPVVAEVAAPEAEEALAEELGDQPAALAEGAEPVEEE
- a CDS encoding MarR family winged helix-turn-helix transcriptional regulator, translating into MPVLTDNGHSEEESDELVELLRRMLAQLQPGPERLATDWPNLTMQQLRVLRILYAEGPTRVSVLARRLRVSTPTVTGILDRLVRQRLAYRTDDPRDRRVVLNALTPEGEEVIASLHPLEEDRLRAAVATLDPATRRALANSLTSLLEGMTART
- a CDS encoding alpha/beta hydrolase, which gives rise to MRWFDAEEHQPFHFESGAAGALLIHGFMGTPAEMRPLGHALAEAGISAHGVLLPGFGPDIERLEAMRARDWIQAAASAWEEVRKKHSPASLIGFSMGGAVALHLAAENPPDRLVLLAPLWRLLSGDWRVRLLPLARYVMRPLRPFEAADFQNPEVRTFFAEAMPGVDLDDPAVQHALRNEVHLSPVTLDELRRVASGAGRAAERVTVPTLVIQGTDDRTVTPADTRRLAARLNGSTALREVPAGHQIVRPEEKAWPTVRDLVVRFTLGGAP